A single region of the Azospirillum brasilense genome encodes:
- a CDS encoding PepSY-associated TM helix domain-containing protein → MNGSFRLSMTWLHNWGGLVVGWLLFCVFLTGTTAYARFEITRWMQPERIAATNSPAAAAAAIASLSREAPQARRWLITMPDERRTATQVYVYNPPGIQPAFRKLALEPADGRPVQARATFGGDFLYYFHFDLRVPGLVGRYLIGAAGVALLVALITGFVIHRRVFWDFFTFRPNRSRTRLWMDVHNALGIIVLPYHALITVTGLVPLMLLYMPWGLQAAFGDRPATFNTAVYAEPPPVAVAGRPAPLTAIEPLLAEAARRWDGGRPGWIIIDNPGDAAATILLKRTDSDRVVISPQAILFDGTTGAVREVWEGTGGAAATRAGAYGLHMMRFADTPLRLAMILCGLAGTAMIGTGQVYWIIKRRKREATPSFGLRLADGANLAVMVGLPIAIAAYFWANRLLPAGLAGRETFEALTFFAAWFLTALHPALRGVQRAWGEQLAAAALLWTALPVLNALTSEAHLGVTLARGLWGVAGIDLTALATGALFGLLAWRRVRAGGWRNAAARGPLQDAAARVK, encoded by the coding sequence ATGAACGGCAGTTTCCGCCTGTCGATGACGTGGCTGCACAATTGGGGCGGGCTGGTGGTCGGCTGGCTGCTGTTCTGCGTCTTCCTGACCGGCACCACCGCCTACGCCCGCTTCGAGATCACCCGCTGGATGCAGCCCGAGCGGATCGCAGCGACCAACAGCCCCGCCGCGGCGGCGGCGGCGATCGCCAGCCTGTCGCGCGAGGCGCCGCAGGCGCGCCGCTGGCTGATCACCATGCCCGACGAGCGGCGGACCGCGACCCAGGTCTACGTCTACAACCCGCCGGGGATACAGCCCGCCTTCCGCAAGCTGGCGCTGGAGCCGGCGGACGGCCGCCCGGTGCAGGCGCGGGCGACCTTCGGCGGCGACTTCCTCTACTACTTCCACTTCGACCTGCGCGTTCCCGGCTTGGTGGGGCGCTATCTGATCGGCGCCGCCGGGGTGGCCCTGCTGGTGGCGCTGATCACCGGCTTCGTCATCCACCGGCGGGTCTTCTGGGACTTCTTCACCTTCCGGCCCAACCGCTCGCGCACGCGGCTGTGGATGGACGTGCACAACGCTCTGGGCATCATCGTGCTGCCCTACCACGCGCTGATCACCGTGACCGGGCTGGTGCCGCTGATGCTGCTCTACATGCCCTGGGGCCTGCAGGCGGCCTTCGGCGACCGGCCGGCGACCTTCAACACGGCGGTCTACGCCGAACCGCCGCCGGTGGCGGTGGCGGGACGGCCCGCCCCGCTCACAGCCATCGAGCCGCTGCTGGCGGAGGCGGCGCGGCGCTGGGACGGCGGCCGGCCAGGATGGATCATCATCGACAACCCGGGCGACGCCGCCGCCACCATCCTTCTCAAGCGCACCGATTCCGACCGGGTGGTGATCTCGCCGCAGGCCATCCTGTTCGACGGCACGACTGGCGCGGTGCGCGAGGTCTGGGAGGGGACAGGCGGAGCGGCGGCGACGCGGGCCGGCGCCTATGGCCTGCACATGATGCGCTTCGCCGACACACCGCTGCGGCTGGCGATGATCCTGTGCGGGCTCGCCGGCACCGCGATGATCGGCACCGGTCAGGTCTATTGGATCATCAAACGGCGCAAGCGCGAGGCCACCCCGTCCTTCGGGCTGCGTCTGGCCGACGGCGCCAATCTGGCGGTGATGGTCGGGCTTCCCATCGCCATCGCTGCCTATTTCTGGGCCAACCGCCTGCTGCCCGCCGGGCTGGCCGGGCGGGAGACCTTCGAGGCCCTCACCTTCTTCGCCGCGTGGTTTCTGACAGCCCTGCACCCGGCGCTGCGCGGCGTCCAGCGGGCCTGGGGCGAGCAGCTGGCGGCGGCGGCGCTGCTGTGGACCGCCCTGCCAGTGTTGAACGCCCTGACCAGCGAGGCCCATCTCGGGGTGACGCTGGCGCGCGGGCTGTGGGGAGTCGCCGGCATCGACCTGACCGCTCTGGCGACGGGCGCCCTGTTCGGTCTGCTGGCCTGGCGCCGCGTGCGTGCAGGGGGGTGGCGGAACGCGGCCGCGCGGGGACCCTTGCAGGACGCCGCCGCGCGCGTTAAGTAA
- a CDS encoding TonB-dependent siderophore receptor, translated as MRAALLSSAVAGIGVAAGGYALAAPAKTGGQVAQASGQMGGQTAGQRFDIAPQGLVTALNAFSAASGWEVGFPAEVARGLTSPGVSGTMSADEALRRLLSGTGVSYQMTGPGRAVLSRPQAGETVLDPVTVEGTRERATGPVMGYAARQSATATKTDTPILETPQSISVVTRDQMDAQAARSLADVLNYTSGVTTARNGGSSSFGGDGISVRGFGGNGTTGVSFNEYLDGLRLKGSGFLTSGIDPYLFERVEVLKGPASVLFGQTSPGGLVNMVTKQPSPDARHEILLQTGNQGRKQAALDIGGDVTGDGRLSYRFAGVALDTDTQTDIAERRRLAAAPTVTIRPTDDTSLTLIGLYQRDNYDDSPLNYLPAQGTVLPNPNGTLPTKLFAGDPNFNDWDRKTMSVGYRFEHRFDERWTVRQNARYLHNDLDLKQVYASGLLPDQRTTRRTTFSARERAYDLTVDNQVQVTVHTGPLRHTVLAGVDHQRLRSDTLRGQAAAPNLDLFNPVYGLPIATPPIYQSTATRITQTGVYAQDQIKWGGLAVLLGGRKDWAETQQRNRLNQARASQQDDAFTGRVGALYLFDNGLAPYASYSESFEPTSGSDFYGNPFEPTTGQQYEAGLKYEPPGSGSLFTLSAFTITQQNVTTADPLHTNYNIQTGEVRSRGFEAEARVSLAAGLNAVASYTFLDAEVTKSNGADRGKRPVAVPTHSASAWGDYTVQDGPLAGLGGGLGLRYVGFTYGDPANSFKVPSHTLVDAALRYDLSYLSPQLQGVQAAVNASNLFDKEYVAACSRATNCYYGLRRTVIGSLKYSW; from the coding sequence TTGCGGGCGGCGCTGCTGTCATCGGCGGTGGCCGGCATCGGTGTGGCGGCGGGGGGCTACGCCCTGGCGGCACCGGCGAAGACCGGCGGGCAGGTGGCCCAGGCTTCCGGACAGATGGGCGGACAAACGGCGGGGCAGCGCTTCGACATTGCCCCGCAGGGGCTGGTGACGGCCCTCAACGCCTTCAGCGCGGCCAGCGGCTGGGAGGTCGGCTTCCCGGCGGAGGTGGCGCGCGGCCTGACCTCGCCCGGCGTGTCGGGCACCATGAGCGCCGACGAGGCGCTGCGCCGCCTGCTGTCCGGCACCGGCGTGTCGTACCAGATGACCGGCCCCGGTCGCGCCGTGCTGTCACGGCCGCAGGCCGGCGAGACGGTGCTGGACCCGGTGACCGTCGAAGGCACGCGCGAGCGGGCGACCGGCCCGGTCATGGGCTACGCCGCCCGCCAGAGCGCCACAGCCACCAAGACCGACACGCCGATCCTGGAAACGCCGCAGTCGATCTCCGTCGTCACCCGCGACCAGATGGACGCCCAGGCGGCGCGCAGTCTGGCCGACGTCCTGAACTACACCTCCGGCGTCACGACCGCCCGCAACGGCGGGTCCTCCTCCTTCGGCGGCGACGGCATCTCGGTGCGCGGCTTCGGCGGCAACGGCACCACCGGCGTGTCCTTCAACGAATATCTCGACGGGCTGCGGCTGAAGGGCAGCGGCTTCCTGACCTCCGGTATCGACCCGTACCTGTTCGAGCGGGTCGAGGTGCTGAAGGGCCCGGCCTCGGTGCTGTTCGGTCAGACCAGCCCCGGCGGTCTGGTCAACATGGTGACCAAGCAGCCCTCCCCCGACGCCCGGCATGAAATCCTGCTGCAAACCGGCAACCAGGGCCGCAAGCAGGCCGCGCTGGACATCGGCGGCGACGTGACCGGCGACGGTCGGCTCTCCTACCGGTTCGCCGGCGTCGCGCTGGACACCGACACCCAGACCGACATCGCCGAGCGCCGCCGGCTCGCCGCCGCCCCGACCGTGACCATCCGGCCGACCGACGACACCAGCCTGACGCTGATCGGCCTCTACCAGCGCGACAATTACGACGATTCGCCGCTGAACTACCTGCCGGCCCAGGGCACCGTGCTTCCCAACCCCAACGGCACGCTGCCGACCAAGCTCTTCGCGGGCGATCCCAACTTCAACGACTGGGACCGCAAGACCATGAGCGTCGGCTATCGCTTCGAACACCGGTTCGACGAGCGCTGGACGGTGCGGCAGAACGCCCGCTACCTGCACAACGACCTCGACCTCAAGCAGGTCTACGCGTCCGGCCTGCTGCCCGACCAGCGCACCACGCGGCGCACCACCTTCTCGGCCCGCGAGCGCGCCTACGACCTGACCGTTGACAACCAGGTCCAGGTGACCGTCCACACCGGTCCGCTGCGCCACACCGTGCTGGCCGGCGTCGACCATCAGCGGCTGAGGAGCGACACGCTGCGCGGGCAGGCGGCGGCGCCGAACCTCGACCTGTTCAACCCGGTCTACGGGCTGCCGATCGCCACCCCGCCGATCTACCAGAGCACCGCCACCCGCATCACCCAGACCGGCGTCTACGCCCAGGACCAGATCAAGTGGGGCGGCCTCGCCGTGCTGCTGGGCGGGCGCAAGGACTGGGCCGAGACGCAGCAGCGCAACCGGCTGAACCAGGCACGGGCGTCGCAGCAGGACGACGCCTTCACCGGCCGCGTCGGGGCGCTCTACCTGTTCGACAACGGTCTGGCGCCCTACGCCAGCTATTCGGAATCCTTCGAGCCGACGTCCGGCAGCGACTTCTACGGCAACCCGTTCGAGCCGACCACCGGCCAGCAGTACGAGGCCGGGCTGAAGTACGAGCCGCCGGGCTCCGGCAGCCTGTTCACCCTGTCGGCCTTCACCATCACCCAGCAGAACGTCACCACCGCCGACCCGCTGCACACCAACTACAACATCCAGACCGGCGAGGTCCGCTCGCGCGGCTTCGAGGCGGAGGCGCGTGTGAGCCTCGCCGCCGGGCTGAACGCGGTGGCCAGCTACACCTTCCTCGACGCCGAGGTGACTAAGAGCAACGGCGCCGACCGCGGCAAGCGGCCGGTCGCCGTGCCGACCCATTCGGCCTCGGCCTGGGGCGACTACACGGTGCAGGACGGCCCGCTGGCCGGCCTGGGCGGCGGGCTCGGCCTGCGCTACGTCGGCTTCACCTACGGCGACCCGGCCAACAGCTTCAAGGTGCCGTCCCACACGCTGGTCGACGCCGCGCTGCGCTACGACCTGTCCTATCTGAGCCCGCAGCTCCAGGGCGTGCAGGCGGCGGTCAACGCCAGCAACCTCTTCGACAAGGAGTATGTCGCGGCCTGCTCACGGGCGACCAACTGCTATTACGGCCTGCGCCGCACCGTCATCGGCTCACTGAAGTATTCCTGGTGA
- a CDS encoding FecR family protein has product MPDPMPDDTDPSLPLEQALDWFIRLQAEDAGEECRQACAAWCAADPRNARAWALAQDMWASPILTEALEATAVSATAAPDTAVPDTAPRDAAPALPLRPSRRSRPLGRRAMAWAAAVLVAVGLGLAADLPLRLQADHRTATGVQERLQLADGSRVLMDTGTALATDVEGEERRTRLLRGAAFFEVTPDPARPFRVAAGPAVVTVVGTAFAVRYLDDRVTVTVRHGTVDVARSGGPAVRLRAGEEVVVTASGVGAEHPADLSAALGWVDGRLVFEDRPLGEVLDELDRYYPGLIVVPDSLADRRITGNYRLDDPVRTATALAGLVRAETLRVSDALLILRPRP; this is encoded by the coding sequence ATGCCCGATCCCATGCCTGACGACACCGACCCCTCCTTACCGCTGGAGCAGGCGCTCGACTGGTTCATCCGTCTGCAGGCGGAGGATGCGGGAGAGGAGTGCCGGCAGGCCTGCGCCGCCTGGTGCGCCGCCGATCCCCGCAACGCCCGCGCCTGGGCCTTGGCGCAGGACATGTGGGCCTCGCCCATCCTCACCGAAGCGCTGGAGGCCACAGCGGTTTCGGCCACAGCGGCTCCGGACACGGCGGTTCCGGACACGGCGCCGCGTGACGCCGCGCCAGCGCTTCCCCTCCGACCGTCGCGCCGCTCCCGGCCGCTGGGGCGCCGGGCGATGGCGTGGGCGGCGGCGGTGCTGGTGGCGGTCGGACTTGGCCTGGCCGCCGACCTGCCGCTGCGCCTGCAGGCCGACCACCGCACCGCGACCGGCGTGCAGGAGCGCCTGCAGCTGGCCGATGGATCGCGGGTGCTGATGGACACCGGGACGGCGCTCGCCACCGACGTCGAGGGGGAGGAGCGGCGGACCCGGCTGCTGCGCGGGGCCGCCTTCTTCGAGGTGACGCCCGACCCCGCCCGTCCCTTCCGGGTCGCGGCCGGCCCCGCCGTGGTGACCGTGGTCGGCACCGCCTTCGCCGTCCGCTACCTGGACGACCGGGTGACGGTGACGGTGCGCCACGGCACCGTGGATGTGGCCCGGTCCGGCGGCCCCGCCGTGCGGCTGCGCGCGGGCGAGGAGGTGGTGGTCACGGCGTCGGGCGTCGGCGCGGAGCACCCCGCCGACCTGTCCGCGGCGCTCGGCTGGGTCGATGGCCGGCTGGTCTTCGAGGACCGCCCCCTGGGCGAGGTTCTGGATGAGCTGGACCGCTACTACCCGGGGCTGATCGTGGTTCCCGATTCCCTCGCCGACCGGCGGATCACCGGCAATTACCGGCTGGACGATCCGGTGCGGACGGCGACGGCCCTGGCCGGTCTGGTGCGGGCCGAGACGCTGCGGGTGTCCGACGCCCTGCTGATCCTGCGCCCGCGTCCCTGA
- a CDS encoding RNA polymerase sigma factor has protein sequence MADTAKPSLDALFMGHRSTLVRLLSRMVGSAATAEDLAHEAYLKVRAAERDRPVDHPLPFLFQTARNLAFDHLRRERRLAVVVVQDVTAEGMEEVAAPLPSPETQAGDRQRLARMNAALATLSERQRRILLLNRMEGLSHAEIAERLDVSVSTVQKDLKAALLACLEVFARLDREGLRVSAGPNVLQRERP, from the coding sequence ATGGCTGACACCGCCAAGCCGTCGCTCGACGCTCTTTTCATGGGACACCGGAGCACGCTGGTCCGCCTGCTGTCCCGCATGGTCGGCAGCGCCGCCACCGCCGAGGATCTGGCGCACGAGGCCTATCTCAAGGTAAGGGCGGCGGAACGCGACCGGCCGGTGGATCATCCCCTGCCCTTCCTGTTCCAGACGGCGCGCAACCTGGCCTTCGACCATCTGCGGCGGGAGCGCCGGCTCGCCGTGGTGGTGGTGCAGGACGTGACCGCCGAAGGGATGGAGGAGGTCGCCGCCCCCCTGCCCTCTCCGGAAACCCAGGCCGGCGACCGCCAGCGGCTGGCCCGGATGAACGCCGCGCTGGCGACCCTGTCCGAGCGGCAGCGCCGCATTCTTCTGCTGAACCGGATGGAGGGGCTGTCCCACGCGGAGATCGCCGAGCGGCTCGACGTCTCGGTCAGCACCGTGCAAAAGGATCTGAAGGCCGCCCTGCTGGCCTGCCTGGAGGTGTTCGCCCGGCTCGACCGGGAAGGATTGCGGGTTTCCGCCGGCCCGAACGTCTTACAAAGAGAAAGACCGTGA
- a CDS encoding DUF3830 family protein: MDALTITAGPFTFGARFESAAAPKTCAKFRSLLPYEGQIVHVRWSGEGVWIPLGDTDFGLGYENHTSHPAPGQIILYPGGISETEILLAYGGVQFSSKMGQLAGNHFITITEGLENLAELGKRTLWQGAQPIRFELAR; encoded by the coding sequence ATGGACGCCCTGACCATCACCGCCGGCCCCTTCACCTTCGGCGCCCGCTTTGAATCGGCCGCCGCGCCGAAGACCTGCGCCAAGTTCCGCAGCCTGCTGCCCTACGAGGGCCAGATCGTCCATGTCCGCTGGAGCGGCGAAGGCGTGTGGATTCCGCTGGGCGACACCGATTTCGGCCTCGGCTACGAGAACCACACCAGCCACCCGGCGCCGGGCCAGATCATCCTCTATCCGGGCGGCATCAGCGAGACCGAGATCCTGCTGGCCTATGGCGGCGTGCAGTTCTCCAGCAAGATGGGCCAGCTCGCCGGCAACCACTTCATCACCATCACCGAAGGGCTGGAGAATCTGGCCGAACTCGGCAAGCGGACCCTGTGGCAGGGCGCGCAGCCGATCCGCTTCGAGCTGGCCCGCTGA